One window from the genome of Rhodohalobacter barkolensis encodes:
- a CDS encoding exopolysaccharide biosynthesis protein → MNEQKEFQSLQELLKRIQKLSQEEENISVGEIIEMVGDRSYGPLLLIAGLATLAPIIGDIPGMPTVLGAIVFLFSVQLLFGKEHFWLPKVLLNRSISGKKLDKGIQWLESPARWIDKLLKPRLRMLVKDTAVYVIAFVCLMIASVMPIMEFVPFSANAAGAALTVFGLALIARDGLLLVLALILTVAIAVIIISVI, encoded by the coding sequence ATGAATGAGCAAAAAGAATTTCAATCACTTCAGGAGCTTTTAAAAAGGATTCAAAAGCTTTCTCAAGAAGAAGAAAATATTTCAGTTGGAGAGATCATTGAGATGGTGGGGGACCGTTCTTATGGGCCACTGTTACTAATTGCCGGATTGGCTACACTTGCTCCGATTATTGGAGATATCCCCGGCATGCCAACTGTACTGGGAGCTATTGTATTTCTTTTCTCTGTACAGTTACTGTTTGGAAAGGAGCATTTCTGGCTGCCAAAGGTTTTATTAAACAGATCAATATCCGGCAAGAAATTGGATAAAGGGATTCAGTGGCTGGAATCACCGGCAAGATGGATCGATAAGCTGCTGAAACCCAGATTGAGGATGCTGGTCAAAGATACGGCTGTTTACGTGATCGCCTTTGTTTGTTTAATGATCGCTTCTGTGATGCCGATCATGGAGTTTGTGCCCTTTAGCGCGAATGCTGCCGGCGCTGCCCTGACGGTATTTGGTTTGGCACTGATTGCCAGAGACGGTTTGTTATTGGTTCTTGCACTGATTTTAACGGTTGCTATAGCAGTCATCATTATCAGTGTAATATAG
- a CDS encoding ATP-binding cassette domain-containing protein: protein MIQLNNISFSFKKGEPLFNDLNWSLQPGKTYGLLGLNGAGKTSLFNIISGMLFPSDGACTFDGNVVRNRNPQFLSELFIVPEQFELPAMSGDQYTQLHAPFYPRFDEQLMERSLSELQVNSKKKISELSFGQQKKFLLSFALATRTKLLLLDEPTNGMDIPSKSQFRKLQASLNQPDRCTVISTHQVRDLGSMIDHVTILKDGKIIFNHSLDEIFEHLSFIKTESDQPDKFIYSEEVLGGLHTIQPFKDGAGNEFDLELLFNGVIQQPEQINKQFNGGE, encoded by the coding sequence ATGATTCAACTCAATAACATTTCATTCTCCTTCAAAAAAGGAGAACCACTTTTTAACGATTTGAACTGGTCACTTCAGCCCGGAAAAACGTACGGCCTTCTTGGACTGAACGGCGCCGGAAAAACGTCTCTTTTCAACATCATCTCCGGAATGCTCTTCCCAAGTGATGGAGCGTGTACGTTTGATGGAAACGTCGTCAGAAATCGAAATCCACAGTTTTTAAGCGAGCTTTTCATCGTACCGGAACAGTTTGAACTTCCTGCGATGAGTGGCGACCAATATACTCAGCTTCATGCTCCGTTCTATCCAAGGTTTGATGAACAGCTGATGGAAAGGTCACTTTCGGAGCTACAGGTCAATTCTAAAAAGAAGATCTCAGAGCTCTCATTTGGTCAGCAGAAGAAGTTTCTGCTCTCGTTTGCCCTGGCAACACGCACCAAACTGCTTCTGCTGGATGAACCAACCAACGGAATGGATATCCCATCCAAAAGTCAGTTCCGGAAGCTTCAGGCCTCGCTGAATCAGCCCGATCGCTGTACGGTGATCTCCACACATCAGGTTCGGGATCTCGGTTCGATGATTGATCATGTGACAATCCTGAAGGATGGTAAAATTATATTCAATCACTCACTTGACGAGATTTTTGAACATCTCTCATTCATCAAAACGGAATCGGATCAACCCGATAAATTTATCTACTCAGAGGAAGTTCTTGGAGGACTGCACACGATTCAGCCGTTCAAAGATGGCGCCGGAAATGAGTTTGACCTGGAGCTGCTGTTTAATGGTGTGATTCAGCAACCGGAACAGATCAACAAACAGTTTAACGGAGGGGAATAA
- a CDS encoding anhydro-N-acetylmuramic acid kinase, with translation MNPSIKKLVRIAEKESRLVIGLMSGTSLDGLDIALCEIEGSGPETEVSLLKFVTKPYHKNDRDKLRKVTSVDQVSLKDLCYVHTWLGQLHADMIIESLFEWDIKPEKVDCIGSHGQTIYHLPNRDLNGEETPMNSTLQIGDGDHIAVNTGIITISDFRQKHTAFGGEGAPMAPLVDDWLFGDKKEHRILLNIGGIANYTFMPAAEVKDLKKFSTDTGPGNTLIDAVVKSRFDKPFDKGGKIAASGNVIKPLLNKMLEDEWFRSSEEKSTGPEYFNLKWIKRKEELAGFSGSDISERDMVATVTELTAKTIAQNIQHHLPEKLPVTVYPSGGGAHNRFLMERISNYLDQVEVRSFAELGFSPDAKEAVIFAVLANETVAGYGFNIQTKYGSDQNIHFGKVSFPA, from the coding sequence ATGAATCCATCCATTAAAAAATTAGTACGAATTGCAGAGAAGGAGTCCCGCCTGGTAATCGGGTTAATGTCGGGTACCTCGCTCGATGGATTAGACATTGCACTTTGTGAGATTGAGGGGAGTGGACCTGAGACCGAAGTGAGTTTGTTGAAATTTGTTACCAAACCCTACCACAAAAACGACAGGGATAAGCTCAGGAAAGTTACATCTGTTGATCAGGTTTCTCTGAAAGATCTGTGCTATGTGCATACTTGGCTGGGGCAGCTTCATGCGGATATGATTATTGAATCACTTTTTGAGTGGGACATCAAACCGGAGAAAGTGGACTGTATCGGGAGTCACGGTCAGACAATTTATCACCTGCCAAACCGTGATCTGAATGGTGAAGAGACTCCAATGAACTCAACGCTTCAAATCGGGGATGGAGACCATATAGCAGTAAATACCGGAATTATTACCATTAGCGATTTTCGGCAGAAGCATACAGCATTTGGTGGAGAAGGTGCACCCATGGCTCCTCTTGTGGATGACTGGTTGTTCGGTGATAAAAAAGAGCACCGGATTTTGTTGAACATTGGTGGAATTGCAAACTACACGTTCATGCCGGCAGCGGAAGTGAAGGATTTAAAAAAGTTTTCAACAGATACCGGGCCGGGAAATACGTTGATTGATGCTGTCGTAAAATCGAGGTTTGACAAACCGTTTGATAAAGGCGGGAAGATTGCAGCGTCCGGGAATGTGATAAAACCATTGTTAAACAAAATGCTTGAGGACGAGTGGTTCCGAAGTTCAGAAGAGAAATCAACCGGGCCGGAGTATTTCAACCTGAAATGGATTAAAAGGAAAGAAGAACTGGCTGGATTTTCAGGATCCGATATTTCTGAAAGGGATATGGTGGCTACGGTTACAGAACTGACGGCCAAAACGATCGCTCAGAATATTCAACATCATTTACCGGAAAAATTGCCGGTCACGGTCTATCCCAGTGGGGGAGGTGCGCATAATCGTTTTTTGATGGAAAGAATTTCAAACTATCTGGATCAGGTGGAAGTTCGTTCCTTCGCCGAACTTGGTTTTTCACCGGATGCAAAGGAAGCCGTGATTTTTGCAGTATTGGCAAATGAAACCGTAGCTGGTTATGGGTTCAATATCCAAACGAAATACGGGTCAGATCAAAATATCCACTTTGGAAAGGTTTCGTTTCCGGCTTAA
- a CDS encoding type II toxin-antitoxin system RelE/ParE family toxin: protein MASREVIWTKTAAKQRRFILKYWVEKTGSSDFSLSLLYESEERIDQLLSHPYSGQKADYPDTRVLSLGHFSIFYKIIKNNIVITAFWDNRQDPKKLIKELRKEE, encoded by the coding sequence ATGGCTTCGAGAGAAGTAATATGGACTAAAACTGCAGCAAAACAACGTCGATTTATCTTAAAGTACTGGGTTGAAAAAACCGGGTCTTCTGATTTTTCATTATCTCTACTTTATGAATCCGAAGAACGTATAGATCAATTATTATCTCATCCGTATTCAGGTCAAAAAGCTGATTATCCAGACACAAGAGTTCTATCACTTGGGCATTTCAGCATTTTTTATAAAATAATCAAAAATAATATTGTCATCACCGCCTTTTGGGATAACAGGCAAGATCCCAAAAAACTAATCAAAGAGCTGAGAAAAGAAGAATAA
- a CDS encoding GntR family transcriptional regulator, which translates to MDYSENKPIYMQIADYFCDQILNKKWESGDRIPSVREIAVKMEVNPNTAIRAFHYLQDEDVLYNERGVGYFVSDNAYDQVVELKREEFIRDKLPHFYRDMKVLGFSCSDLEKLYQKHHGE; encoded by the coding sequence ATGGACTACTCTGAAAATAAGCCGATTTACATGCAGATCGCCGATTACTTCTGCGATCAAATCCTCAACAAAAAATGGGAGTCCGGTGATCGAATTCCATCGGTGAGGGAGATCGCGGTTAAGATGGAGGTCAACCCCAATACAGCCATTCGCGCCTTCCACTACTTGCAAGATGAGGATGTGCTCTACAATGAGCGTGGCGTTGGATATTTTGTATCTGACAATGCGTACGATCAAGTTGTAGAACTAAAACGAGAAGAGTTTATCCGCGACAAACTGCCTCACTTCTACCGGGATATGAAAGTACTTGGATTCAGCTGTTCAGATCTGGAAAAGCTTTATCAAAAACATCATGGGGAGTAG
- a CDS encoding 3-methyladenine DNA glycosylase, whose protein sequence is MEITTDNITADDKFIAESEWKVLMRSHEHKLAGILDPYLKKRSMQQKDPVLDFLFEYYAFRPSHLKRWSPGIGVSLGLSEHSDLPEVSELSVSDQTAFLDPNLFPTKRLKSLRWTLQLLKNSSNKKPLFGCFGMHEWAMVYRAGEVRHEQIPLRLSDDEIAEFVESRPLLCTHFDAFRFFTEKAKPMNRNELNRDNFEDMEQPGCLHTNMDLYKWAYKFYPWISSEILRKTFFNAVETRKIDMQASPYDALEFGLQPIKIETEEGRKDYLDKQTKIFERSMPIRQDLIEAMEDLLVRVE, encoded by the coding sequence ATGGAAATTACGACAGACAACATAACAGCTGATGATAAATTTATAGCTGAAAGCGAATGGAAAGTCCTCATGCGCTCTCATGAGCACAAACTTGCCGGAATACTTGATCCCTATCTCAAAAAAAGATCCATGCAGCAGAAGGATCCCGTTCTCGATTTCCTCTTTGAATACTATGCGTTTCGCCCTTCACACCTGAAACGGTGGTCGCCCGGAATTGGAGTTTCTCTCGGGTTAAGTGAACATTCAGACCTTCCGGAAGTATCGGAGCTCAGTGTATCAGATCAAACAGCTTTTCTTGATCCGAATCTTTTCCCTACCAAAAGACTCAAATCACTTCGTTGGACCCTTCAGCTGTTGAAAAACAGTTCCAACAAAAAACCTCTCTTCGGATGTTTTGGCATGCATGAATGGGCAATGGTCTATCGCGCCGGAGAAGTTAGGCACGAACAGATTCCGCTTCGGCTTTCTGATGATGAAATCGCGGAGTTTGTGGAATCCCGACCATTACTCTGCACCCACTTTGATGCCTTTCGATTCTTTACCGAAAAAGCGAAGCCGATGAACCGGAATGAGCTGAACCGGGATAATTTTGAAGACATGGAACAGCCGGGTTGTCTGCACACCAATATGGATCTATATAAATGGGCCTATAAATTTTACCCCTGGATTTCGAGTGAAATCCTTCGAAAAACATTCTTCAATGCGGTTGAAACCCGAAAAATAGACATGCAGGCGAGTCCGTATGATGCCCTCGAATTTGGTTTGCAACCGATAAAAATAGAGACCGAAGAGGGAAGAAAGGATTATCTAGACAAACAGACCAAAATTTTTGAACGATCGATGCCGATAAGACAAGATCTGATCGAGGCGATGGAAGATTTGTTGGTGCGGGTGGAATAA
- a CDS encoding nuclear transport factor 2 family protein, with amino-acid sequence MKKLTWFLLILLSTSPIMAQSFEESMDESDDVRETIMTLFEGMESADGDVLRSVLDENATLHTVKSTETGTELDETDISSFIESVEGSEPGTLIEEILYISVNVDGDLATAWMDYHFYRGVEFSHCGVNSMNLIRKAGEWKIFSIVDTRRTEDCME; translated from the coding sequence ATGAAAAAGCTCACTTGGTTCCTGCTGATACTTTTATCCACTTCTCCAATAATGGCTCAATCATTTGAAGAATCGATGGATGAATCAGATGACGTTCGTGAAACGATCATGACGTTATTTGAAGGAATGGAGTCGGCAGACGGCGATGTACTGCGATCCGTACTGGATGAGAATGCGACACTGCATACCGTTAAATCCACCGAAACCGGAACTGAACTGGATGAAACCGATATCAGCAGTTTTATTGAATCAGTTGAGGGATCTGAACCGGGAACCCTGATTGAGGAGATTCTCTATATTTCCGTAAATGTGGATGGAGATTTAGCCACTGCCTGGATGGATTACCATTTTTATCGCGGAGTGGAGTTCAGTCACTGCGGAGTAAACAGTATGAACCTGATCCGTAAGGCCGGTGAATGGAAGATTTTTTCCATCGTTGATACTCGCCGAACAGAAGATTGTATGGAGTAA
- a CDS encoding aspartate aminotransferase family protein, whose protein sequence is MSELSDSFYKHVAQTSDFPMGLEIDHAEGCHIHTKDGKSYLDLISGIAVSSLGHRHPNVIDAIKKQLDKHLHVMVYGEYIQEPQSRFAQLLTDQLPDSLDRVYFVNSGTEANEGALKLAKKYTGRHKFVAFKNSYHGDTHGSLSVTGRDVYRNPYKPLLPDVHFIDFNDPAGLSMIDEKTAAVIMEPIQGEGGVIPADKEWLKQIRKRCDETGALLIFDEIQTGFFRTGSLFSFQYYDVIPDILSLAKAMGGGMPMGAFVSSSEIFEEFKHNPPLNHVTTFGGHPVCCAAAHANLETLLSGDFSSKAKMIEEMAREILIGDGIDEVRGRGGMIGLQLRDSDLTQKVVDECFKEGIILGWTLHSNSLVRIAPPLIIEQDLLNDALHTIQFAVQKFA, encoded by the coding sequence ATGTCGGAATTATCAGACTCATTTTATAAGCACGTAGCTCAAACCAGCGACTTTCCAATGGGGCTGGAAATAGATCATGCTGAGGGTTGTCATATCCATACAAAAGATGGAAAATCGTACCTGGATTTGATATCCGGAATAGCTGTGAGCAGTTTGGGACATCGCCATCCGAATGTGATCGATGCGATCAAAAAGCAGCTGGATAAACATCTGCACGTGATGGTTTACGGTGAGTATATCCAGGAACCGCAGAGTCGTTTCGCCCAGCTGCTGACTGATCAGCTGCCTGATTCACTTGATCGCGTCTACTTTGTGAATAGCGGAACGGAGGCCAATGAAGGAGCGCTTAAGCTGGCTAAAAAGTATACCGGCCGACATAAATTTGTAGCATTTAAAAACAGCTATCACGGGGATACCCACGGTTCGCTGAGCGTGACCGGCCGGGACGTGTATCGTAATCCCTACAAGCCACTCCTGCCCGATGTTCATTTTATCGATTTTAATGATCCTGCCGGATTGAGCATGATTGATGAAAAAACTGCTGCGGTAATCATGGAACCGATTCAGGGTGAAGGCGGTGTGATTCCAGCGGATAAAGAGTGGTTGAAACAGATTCGCAAGCGATGTGATGAGACGGGAGCCCTTCTCATTTTTGATGAGATTCAGACTGGATTTTTTAGAACGGGATCGCTCTTTTCTTTTCAATATTATGATGTTATACCCGATATCTTATCTCTTGCCAAAGCGATGGGCGGCGGTATGCCTATGGGAGCCTTTGTCTCATCATCAGAAATATTTGAAGAGTTTAAACACAATCCGCCTCTGAATCACGTCACCACATTTGGCGGACATCCTGTCTGTTGTGCGGCCGCCCATGCAAATCTGGAAACTCTTCTCAGTGGTGACTTCTCTTCAAAGGCAAAGATGATCGAAGAGATGGCAAGGGAGATTTTAATTGGAGATGGAATTGATGAAGTACGTGGCCGTGGAGGAATGATCGGCCTTCAACTTCGGGATTCTGATCTTACACAAAAAGTTGTTGATGAATGTTTTAAAGAAGGAATTATCCTCGGCTGGACCCTGCACTCCAACTCGCTCGTTCGTATTGCTCCACCACTGATTATTGAGCAGGATTTACTGAATGATGCATTGCATACAATTCAGTTTGCCGTCCAAAAATTCGCTTAA
- a CDS encoding thioredoxin family protein has protein sequence MSAVNSTMLELGTKAPKFSLQDTVTGKTVQLKDYRGNKALLVMFISNHCPYVKKIKEGLTEYAKDYLPKGVGIVAICSNDVENYPDDSPEKMKEDAAKYGYPFPYLYDETQEMAKAYKAACTPDLFLFDEKHELVYRGQFDNSRPGNDEPVTGKDLREATDQVLAGEEVPEDQTPSIGCNIKWKKGNEPEYFG, from the coding sequence ATGTCAGCAGTTAATTCAACTATGTTAGAGCTTGGAACAAAGGCTCCCAAATTTTCACTTCAGGATACGGTGACCGGGAAAACGGTTCAGCTAAAAGATTATCGGGGTAATAAAGCTTTGTTGGTGATGTTTATCAGCAATCACTGTCCGTACGTGAAAAAAATTAAGGAGGGGCTGACGGAGTATGCAAAAGATTATCTCCCGAAAGGAGTCGGAATTGTAGCTATCTGCTCGAATGATGTTGAAAATTATCCCGATGACAGTCCGGAGAAGATGAAAGAGGATGCGGCCAAGTACGGATATCCTTTTCCTTATCTCTATGATGAAACTCAGGAAATGGCGAAAGCCTATAAAGCGGCATGCACCCCGGACCTTTTTCTGTTTGATGAAAAACATGAGTTAGTCTATCGCGGACAGTTCGACAATAGTCGGCCGGGCAATGATGAACCTGTTACAGGAAAAGATCTGCGGGAAGCAACCGATCAGGTACTTGCAGGAGAAGAAGTACCGGAAGATCAGACGCCAAGTATTGGTTGTAATATTAAATGGAAAAAGGGCAATGAACCGGAATATTTTGGATAA
- a CDS encoding PA0069 family radical SAM protein, whose protein sequence is MSQPIKGRGSAQNPKNRFLKTNLEYEIDSETGQLKKPKTQLLKDHTANVISKNQSPDIPFDVGLNPYRGCEHGCVYCYARPTHEFLGMSAGLDFESKIVVKYNAPELLKKSLADQNWKPQTLVMSGVTDPYQPIEKELEITRRCVRILADCLHPLGIITKNYLVTRDIDYLKELAEIGAVRVTISLTSLRPEITNVMEPRTSRPARRLKAIEELTQAGIPVNVNIAPIIPGLTDDEIVPMMEAAASADASSMAYTIVRLPYGVKDLFSKWLEDHFPDRKEKVLNRIKSLKDGQLNRSEFGERFQTVGPYSSQIKQLIHIHKKRLGLDQPVPPLNTSEFKRPSNGQMNLF, encoded by the coding sequence ATGAGTCAGCCAATCAAAGGGCGGGGATCCGCTCAAAATCCAAAAAATCGATTTCTGAAAACGAATCTCGAATATGAGATCGATTCGGAAACCGGTCAGCTCAAGAAGCCAAAAACTCAGCTTCTGAAGGACCATACAGCCAACGTTATATCCAAAAACCAAAGTCCGGATATTCCATTTGATGTGGGCCTGAATCCATACCGGGGATGTGAGCACGGATGTGTATACTGTTATGCACGACCAACACACGAATTTCTGGGAATGAGTGCCGGACTTGATTTTGAATCAAAAATTGTAGTCAAATACAACGCCCCTGAACTGTTGAAGAAATCGCTGGCTGATCAAAACTGGAAACCTCAGACGCTGGTGATGAGCGGTGTAACAGATCCTTACCAACCCATTGAAAAGGAATTAGAAATTACCCGTCGTTGTGTTAGGATTTTGGCAGATTGTCTTCATCCTCTGGGGATCATTACCAAAAACTACCTGGTGACCCGTGATATCGATTATTTGAAAGAACTGGCTGAAATCGGTGCTGTGCGGGTAACGATTTCGCTGACCTCGCTCAGGCCTGAAATCACTAACGTTATGGAGCCTAGAACTTCGCGTCCTGCCCGAAGACTCAAAGCGATTGAAGAGCTCACTCAAGCCGGTATCCCGGTGAATGTGAATATTGCTCCGATTATACCGGGATTGACAGATGATGAAATTGTACCGATGATGGAAGCGGCTGCCAGTGCCGACGCCTCATCGATGGCATACACAATTGTCAGGCTCCCGTATGGGGTGAAGGATCTCTTTTCAAAATGGCTGGAGGATCACTTTCCCGATCGAAAGGAGAAGGTCTTGAACCGAATAAAAAGTTTAAAAGACGGTCAGCTAAACCGTTCAGAATTTGGGGAGAGATTTCAGACTGTGGGGCCATATTCCAGTCAGATCAAACAACTTATTCATATTCACAAAAAGAGACTGGGTTTGGATCAGCCGGTTCCTCCTCTTAATACTTCAGAATTTAAACGCCCATCAAACGGGCAGATGAATCTTTTCTGA
- a CDS encoding L-serine ammonia-lyase → MESISVLDMFKIGIGPSSSHTLGPWKAASRFIDVIGDRVDEIDHLEVQLFGSLAKTGQGHGTDIALMLGLSGKDPVDFEIDQIDPTVDKIRQEKRLNFGGKDWIDFNPENHIHFLKDEIKPFHPNALTFLCRFKDTTLEKETYYSVGGGFVVQEGEEDRSETDDIPLPYPINSAADLKAACKETGLPISGVVALNEKEWRSEEETRQAVLKIWEVMCTCIYRGCHTEGYLPGGLQVMRRASILNNRLLNHQEYSDYHEWREAIRNGGDDFAYILDWVSCFALAVNEENASFSRVVTAPTNGAAGVIPAVLQYLVTFKKDLCKDMVSNFLMTASEIGSIFKKRATISAAMGGCQAEIGVSSAMAAAGLTESLGGSVDQCLMAAEIAMEHHLGMTCDPIGGLVQVPCIERNTMGAIKAITASQLALHSDPDKAKVPLDAVVKTMWETAQDMNTKYKETSDGGLAVNIPISLSEC, encoded by the coding sequence ATGGAGTCCATTTCAGTACTGGACATGTTTAAAATTGGGATCGGCCCGAGCAGTTCTCACACGCTGGGTCCCTGGAAAGCTGCATCACGTTTTATTGATGTGATTGGGGATCGGGTGGATGAGATCGATCATCTGGAGGTTCAGCTCTTCGGGTCACTGGCTAAAACCGGTCAGGGACACGGAACAGACATTGCCTTGATGTTGGGTTTGAGCGGGAAAGATCCGGTAGATTTTGAGATTGATCAAATTGATCCTACTGTCGACAAAATCAGACAGGAGAAGAGACTTAACTTTGGTGGAAAAGACTGGATCGACTTTAATCCGGAGAACCACATTCACTTTTTGAAAGACGAGATCAAACCCTTTCATCCCAATGCATTAACATTTCTCTGTCGATTTAAGGATACTACGCTTGAGAAAGAGACCTATTACTCGGTGGGTGGCGGTTTTGTGGTTCAGGAAGGCGAGGAGGATCGCTCTGAGACCGATGACATTCCGTTGCCCTATCCGATTAATTCGGCAGCCGATTTAAAAGCCGCCTGCAAAGAGACCGGTCTGCCCATTTCGGGTGTTGTTGCTCTGAACGAGAAGGAGTGGCGATCAGAAGAGGAGACCCGACAAGCTGTTTTGAAAATCTGGGAGGTCATGTGTACCTGCATTTACCGTGGCTGCCATACTGAAGGTTATCTGCCGGGCGGACTCCAGGTGATGCGCCGAGCTTCCATTTTAAATAATCGATTACTCAATCATCAAGAGTACAGTGACTACCACGAATGGCGTGAGGCGATTCGGAATGGCGGTGATGATTTTGCGTACATCCTCGATTGGGTAAGCTGCTTTGCCCTTGCCGTGAATGAAGAGAATGCGTCGTTTAGTCGTGTGGTAACGGCACCGACCAACGGCGCTGCCGGCGTGATTCCTGCAGTACTGCAGTATTTGGTGACCTTCAAGAAAGATTTATGCAAGGATATGGTGAGCAATTTCCTGATGACGGCCTCTGAAATTGGAAGCATTTTTAAAAAACGTGCGACTATTTCCGCTGCGATGGGTGGGTGTCAGGCAGAGATCGGAGTTTCATCCGCGATGGCAGCTGCCGGTTTAACGGAGTCACTTGGCGGTAGCGTGGATCAATGCCTGATGGCGGCAGAAATTGCGATGGAGCACCATCTGGGAATGACCTGCGACCCGATTGGCGGATTGGTTCAGGTTCCGTGTATTGAGCGAAATACGATGGGAGCGATCAAAGCGATTACGGCTTCTCAGCTTGCCCTGCACAGTGATCCCGATAAAGCAAAAGTTCCGCTCGACGCTGTTGTAAAAACGATGTGGGAGACCGCCCAGGATATGAACACCAAGTACAAAGAGACCTCCGATGGCGGTCTGGCGGTGAATATTCCTATCAGCCTCAGTGAATGCTGA
- a CDS encoding UbiA family prenyltransferase, with protein MIKEIGHFLLHLRLHYQLFILSGGFLLGGLMADQMNAGQFWMQFLNVHLLLFGGATAFNSFWDKDEGPIGGLKNPPKMTDWMRTASLTMMGLGWFWSALFGVFYFIIYGVSLLLFWLYSSPLARWKSHPQLSLLAIAVSTGLNSVFLGAIAAGGNITGPVIISAVGASLILLSLYPVSQIYQIEQDKKRGDRTFAVEYGIDGVKFFFINSYLFGLILLSAGLLRIQPYAAVFFFILGSISGVILLRLLLRLKGMESEYSRVMKMKFLASLSFVIFLIILNAIRYEWISVSVL; from the coding sequence ATGATTAAAGAAATCGGTCATTTTCTGCTTCATCTCCGGCTCCACTACCAGTTATTTATACTGTCGGGTGGATTTTTGTTGGGAGGTCTGATGGCAGATCAGATGAATGCGGGCCAATTTTGGATGCAGTTTTTGAATGTACATCTCCTTCTTTTTGGCGGGGCTACCGCATTTAACTCCTTTTGGGATAAAGATGAAGGACCAATTGGCGGACTGAAGAATCCTCCTAAAATGACAGATTGGATGAGAACTGCATCACTCACTATGATGGGTTTAGGCTGGTTCTGGTCAGCACTCTTTGGAGTCTTCTATTTTATAATCTATGGTGTGAGCCTGCTTCTTTTCTGGCTCTATTCATCACCGCTGGCACGATGGAAAAGTCACCCTCAACTCAGTTTACTGGCCATTGCAGTGAGCACCGGACTCAATTCTGTTTTCCTTGGAGCAATTGCCGCAGGAGGAAATATTACCGGGCCCGTAATTATTTCGGCGGTTGGAGCATCTTTAATACTGTTGAGTCTCTATCCGGTATCACAAATCTATCAGATTGAGCAGGATAAAAAGCGTGGCGACCGAACATTTGCAGTAGAATATGGTATTGATGGAGTAAAATTCTTTTTTATTAATTCGTATCTCTTTGGTCTGATTTTATTGAGTGCCGGATTACTTCGTATTCAACCCTATGCAGCTGTGTTTTTCTTCATCTTGGGTTCAATATCAGGAGTTATTTTACTCCGTTTACTGCTCAGGCTGAAAGGAATGGAAAGTGAGTACAGCCGTGTTATGAAGATGAAGTTCCTGGCGTCACTCTCATTTGTAATTTTTTTAATCATACTAAACGCCATTCGGTATGAATGGATTAGCGTATCAGTTTTATAA
- a CDS encoding thioredoxin family protein: MTEVKTAPITREVLDNAYTYDQYRKLIDKLMAEKKTTGENHSEAMLHYTKMNTFRMKRLDKTTELNPELKERLKQVERPMIWLLLTEAWCGDAAQILPVLQKMADQNELIEMKLILRDQHLDIMDEFLTNGKSRSIPKLVVLDANSHDVLGDWGPRPFEAQEMYDNWRLNDGEDYREISETLHKWYADDKTESTQKELLPLIDRWENG, from the coding sequence ATGACAGAAGTAAAAACAGCACCTATCACAAGAGAAGTACTGGATAATGCTTACACATACGATCAATACAGAAAATTGATCGATAAACTTATGGCCGAAAAGAAAACTACCGGAGAAAATCACTCCGAGGCGATGCTTCACTACACCAAAATGAACACGTTTCGCATGAAGCGTCTCGATAAAACAACTGAGCTTAATCCTGAATTGAAAGAACGTTTGAAGCAGGTTGAGCGACCGATGATCTGGCTTTTGCTAACGGAGGCTTGGTGTGGAGATGCCGCGCAGATATTACCTGTACTGCAAAAAATGGCCGATCAGAACGAATTGATTGAGATGAAGTTGATATTGAGAGATCAGCATCTGGATATCATGGATGAATTTTTGACCAATGGAAAAAGCAGGTCGATCCCGAAACTGGTTGTTCTGGATGCAAATTCGCATGATGTCTTAGGGGATTGGGGACCGCGTCCGTTCGAAGCACAGGAGATGTATGATAATTGGCGATTAAATGATGGAGAAGATTATCGGGAAATCTCCGAAACGCTTCATAAATGGTATGCGGATGACAAAACCGAATCAACGCAAAAAGAGTTGTTGCCGCTAATCGATCGATGGGAAAACGGGTAG